DNA sequence from the Gadus morhua chromosome 21, gadMor3.0, whole genome shotgun sequence genome:
ACTTGATTTGATTATAAGTCACGCGACCCACGCAGAAAACCTTTtcatgaagaaagaaaagttcGGGAAGAATAGAAAAGAAGAGACAACCAAGAAGCTCCAGCTCGCCCAACTGAAGGACCTGAAGCATCCTAAGCCCATCCGTCGTGAAAGAAACCAAGGAACCGACCGGCCAGAAGGGAGAAAGTTCACCCGGGACTGTTATTATTGTGGCTCCAAGGATCATTGGTTAAGAGATTGCCCCGTCAGAAAGGAGAGAGATGACGAAGAGGACGACTGGAAGTCCGCACCTTCCCGTGAAGTGACTGTAAATCACCCGAAGGGCAAAGATGAAAAGAGAGGCAAAGATGGAAGGGGGAATTCGTATTGACGGGACGCCGGAGCAGGACAGGTCCAAGGAGGAGGTATGAGcaccataacacaaacacaacaaacacccgAACTGTTAGGCTCAGCGTCACAACGCTCACAAGCATTACACCCAAATAATTGTTGTATGGTTCTCACCAGCCTTACGCGACCTGATCAGCTCCCTCAGACAAACATAAATGTAAATGGTAAAGAGACAACATTCCTAGTTGATTCAGGGGCAAATCATTCAGTATTGTCCTCCAAGGAATGGAAATATGTAACAAAACTGAGTGGTCGTGTCATACAGGTGGTTGGGGCGGGCGGACAACCCTTTAAGGAAAAATTCACGGTCCCGCTCTCCGTACGGGACGGCGATAAACAACTCAAACATTCGTTCCTTCTGTCAGACCAATGTCCGACAAACCTGTTGGGGAGAGATTTAATGTGTCGCCTAGGGCTGAGTGTCATTTGCACCGACGCGGGCCTCACGGTTACCTCCAATGCAAGCCCCATGATCCAAGCATACTCGTGTGTGGCACGCGCACCAGGGTACATCATGGGACTTGCTGCGAGAGGGACCGGGAGCAATAGCTGACATACTGATAACGACCGCACACCACTGCATGCAGAACCAGCCAGAAATACAATACATGCCCACAGATAATTTGCATTGTCCTGCCAGAATGTCTTATGATGGACAAATAGCAGAAGTGGAGGAACATTGGTACAAAGACGATTGTGAAACAGCTGTGTTGATGGGGCAGTTGTTGCTTTGGAATGAGAAATGTTGCATGTTAACCGTAGCTTCTAATGAGGAAGTAAAGGGATTCTTTAGAATCCCAGGCTCAGCACCACATGTGTCCCTTGCAAAAACCCCCGACATGACATGGGCTGAATTGGGCCCATGGGCAGTGAAAGGGGGGGGAGCATGTGATTGGATACCAGACCCGCATGGTCCTGAGGGACAATATTTCTCACCCGCAACGGGTCTGAGACACAGAGCGTGGGGTGGAGCTTTTGAAACCCGACACTCAGTGCAAAAAATGCGAGGTGCTACGGGGGAGTCACCAGAGTACTTGCTCCCACAGATGACGGTGGACGACCCACGATTGGCTGAGGTCCCACCCACCCTGTGGGCTAAAAGCAAGTACGATGTGGGCTGCATACAAAATGTGGAGCCCCTAATGGTGACTCCCAAATCAACATACAGACCAAAGCAACCACAATACAGGCTGCGCCAAGAGGCGATTGATGGTATAACACCTGTTTTCAACTCACTGTTGGAAGCCGGTGTTATAATCCCGTGTCCGTATTCACCATGCTGTACCCCAATATTCCCAGTGAAGAAGGCACCAGTTGAAGGCCAACCTACCGCATGGCGGTTTGTGCAAGATTTAAAGAAGGTAAACGATGCAGTGCATCCCAGAACACCCATTGTTCCAGATCCTCACACACTATTAACACAGGTACCTGGGAATAGTAAATGGTTTTCAGTGGTCGATTTAGCAAACGCGTTCTTTAGCATACCGGTGGATCCTGCGAGCCAATTTTGGTTTGCTTTTCAATTCAATGGTAAGCCATATACGTGGACTAGGATGCCCCAAGGGTATTGTGAATCACCGGCTGTTTTTTCAGCAGCGCTCCACGACAATTTGGATCATTTAATTTTTCCGGGGGGGAGCACATTGATTCAATACGTAGACGACCTCTTAATTTGTTCCCCTGACCCCGACGTGTGCAAACAGGACACTATTGTATTATTACAGTTTTTAGCCAGTCAGGGCCACAAGGCCAGTGTAGCTAAACTACAGTTTGTATTGCAAAAGGTAACATTCCTGGGCCACATCATCACGCCGAACGGCAGGTCCCTTAGCGGGGAGAGGATAAAAACAATTCAAAACATGCCAAAACCCATCACAAAGAAACAAATGATGGGCTTCCTGGGAACAACGGGCTACtgtagacagtggatactcgattatGCAAATCTGGCACAACCACTCCaagacatcacacacagacatggactGACCCCAAATAACCACGTGACATGGACCCCAGAGGCAGACGCTGCTTTTGAAGACCTTAAAAAGGCCCTTATGGCTCCTCCCACTTTAGGGTTGCCGGACCACAAGCGCCCCTTCACACAGACTGTGGGGGAGCGAAATGGATACATGACATCGGTTCTGTTGCAAGAACATGGGGGCAAGATGCGCCCCATCGCCTATTACTCATCTAAATTAGACCCGGTGGCAGCAGGTCTACCACACTGTTTGAAGGCAGTGGCAGCAGCGGCAATGGCGGTTGCCGCCAGTAGGGGGCTGGTGGGTTACATGCCATTAACTTTGCTTGTACCCCATGAGGTTTCATCTATTTTGTTAACCCAAAGTCGACGCATCTAACAGCATCACGATTCTTGTCATACTACAACGTGTTGCTTGCAATGCCTAACATTACTTTGAAAAGATGTACTGTATTAAACCCATCCACCTTGCTGCCAACCCTTGAAGATGGGGAACCCCACGATTGTGTGGCCACCATTAACGAGGTGTGCACACCACGGGTGGACCTGTCAGACACCCCACTCCCAGCAGGGAATGATGTTCTGTTTGTCGATGGTTCAAGCCGGAAGAATGTGATCACAGGTGTTAGTGAAGTGGGCTACGCCATTGCCACGCAGGACTGCGTGGTGGAATCAGCAAGGTTACCATCTAACCTTTCAGCCCAGGCGGCTGAGCTGTTCGCCCTGACCAGAGCGTGTATACTTTCAGAGGGTAAACGGGTTACCATTTACACTGATAGTAGGTATGCTTTTGGTGTTGTTCATGATTTTGGCACACTATGGAAAATGCGTGGCTTCCTCACATCCACGGGCCAACGAATTAACCATTCACAATTGGTTGCTAATCTACTGGATGCTATCCTCTTACCCACTGCCATCTCTGTTTGTCGATGTGAAGCACACACAAGGGCTAAGGACTTGATATCCAGGGGAAACGCTCTGGCGGACGAGGGTGCTAAGGCGGCTGCCAAAGCCCCGCTTGCCTCCACCTTGCAGATGACACAACTGACGCCCACAGTTACGATCGAAGAACTGGCGAAGGCTCAAACCAGGGCCTTACCCGCAGAGCGTCAGTTGTGGAAATCAGCTGGTGCAACATACCGCATGGGGTTGTGGTACGGTCCTAATGGGCGCCCATGCTTACCTAAATGTTTGTTCCCTATCTACGCTAATATGACACATGGTAGAGACCACGTGTCAAAGGGGGGAATGGTAGATAGCATTGACCAGCACTGGTATACACAAGgattttcaaactatgcacaaAGTTTTTGTGcaaaatgtattgtgtgtgtcacCAACAACATAGGAAGAGGAAAGAAAGTAGCACCCACTAGCCACCCACAACCATCACTACCATTTGATCATCTGATGATGGATTTTATAGAGTTAACACCATGTGAGGGAAAGAAGTATTGTTTGGTGATAGTTGACATGTTTTCCAAATGGGTTGAGGTATTCCCCACCAAAGCGGCCGACTCTGCGGCCGTGGCCAAAGCCTTGATCACAGAAATCATCCCAAGGTGGGGAATCCCAAAGAAATTGTCCAGTGACAATGGTTCACATTTTGTGAACCAAGCCATCCAACAGTTGTCCAAGTATGTAGGAATTGATCTACGCAACCATTGTGCGTACCACCCTCAGAGTGGTGGGGCAGTGGAGAGGGAGAATGGTACTCTAAAGAACAAACTGGCCAAAGCAGCTGCGGATACAGGTATGTCATGGCTAAAGGTCTTGCCACTGGTCCTCCTGGCCATGAGGGGACGCACCAGAGTAAAGGTAGGTCTGTCCCCTTATGAAGTCCTAATGGGACGGCCGATGCCAATGGGGACAGGTGCACCACACAACAGCAACTTGAACACAGAATTTTTTCATCACGacatgattgattattgtgttaaCCTCTCTCGGACTTTGCAATCCATCCGTATACAGGTGAAGGAGGCATTACCGCTGTCAAAGGAAGGGCAACTCCACGATCTACAACCAGGCGATTGGATTGTGGTGAAGGATTATCGAAGACGGACCTGGAACTCACCAAGGTGGTTGGGACCATTCCAAGTCCTTTTGATCACATCATCAGCTGTCAAGGTAGCTGAGAGGGCCACCTGGATCCACGCCAGCCATTGCAGACGGGCACCACCACTCACACCAACGGTCATTTCCGACCCAACCGGTAGCTGAGAGGGCCACCTGGATCCACGCCAGCCATTGCAGACGGGCACCACCACTCACACCAACGGTCATTTCCGACCCAACCGGTAGCTGAGAGGGCCACCTGGATCTACGCCAGCCATTGCAGACGGGCACCACCACTCACGCCAACGGTCATTTCCGACCCAACCCCCTAGGCCGTCACCCCAACACGGAAACAGGGTGAAGTGCTGTTCACTCATCCTCACACATATACAATCACGTCAGATCCAGGCCCAGAAACTTTCTCTGGCCAGGGGAGGGACGCGGCCAGAATCGACATCAAGCAACATGGACACCAGAACCAGACGACGACAATCCGTTCAGAGGCTCGGATGGAGGATCCGAGGAATCATTTGTGGTCTTGTTGTTCTAAGTGCAATTATGTTTATTCCATCATTTTTAACGTGCAAATCAGTAATGACACCAGAACCTCATGTAAATCCAATATCGACGGGAACAAGGGCCAAGAGAGAGGTGGGACCTGAAATTGAAAATTCAATAATTCGGTTAATGCACGAGACAGTAAGACATCTAAACAAAACAGATTGTTGGATGTGCATGCACATACCCAGCAGCGCTGAAGGGCCGGTCGTAGCTGCAGTTCCACTTTCCCACCTACAATTTCTAACTGTGAATTGGCGAAACTTGACATCAAATAATTTAAACAAAGCTTGTGATGACACAAAAGATGCAGCCTCGCTACAAAAATATTACATAACAGCGCCAGATATCGTCAACAAGATAGAAAATGTTGCGAGAGAACATACCCCGCAGGGATGCAATCAAACACGGATCATCGGGATGGCGATAATATCAAGTATAGAAGGTAACTTTGGTAGTCTACTAACAGTGAAGTCATATCATGCGCAAATTGACTGTGAGGCTGGTGAAAGCGGAACACACTGTAACTGCCCACTTGTAGGAGCAATATGCAATAGGTCGCATAATATTCCCAGGATCGAGTGTTCAACGGTGCTGACCTCATCAAGATTAGCACCACCAACCCTGCGTGCGACCCGATGTGCAGAAACCAGGTATGAACTTCCACACTCCACTAACCCCAcgttaaaagaacaaaaaacatcTCGTCATCAATTCACAATAACGAAATTGTTTAACGTTACGAATTGCATAAATATTACCCAACCCAATCTAAACCCCAAGGACGTAATCCATCTGGAAAATAGCAATTGCATTGGCCAATTGCACAAATTATCCCTGAACGAATCAATACAAATCAGTCCTAACTCAGTAGATTTACCAACCGGAGTGTTCCTCGCATGCGGCAGGAAAATGTATAGCTTTGTACCGAACCGTATGGAGGGTACATGTTACTTGGCATACGCAGTACCAATGCTTCGTGTGGTGACCCAGCAAGAAATACAGGTGTTAGACGGACACCATGCCAAACACAAACGTGATCTCCAGAGATTTCTAGGCATGATAATACCTGGATATGGGGTGTATTTAAATCAACAGGAGACAAAGGCCCTATCCACCGCATTAGAGGCTCACATTAATAGCACGGACAGGGTCGTCACAGCCATGTCAACACAACTCGAGGAGGTTACTAAGGTGGCACTCCAAAATCGCATGGCATTAGACTTAATCCTTGCCTCAACCGGAGGTGTGTGTAAAATTATTGGCTCGGAATGTTGCTCATACGTACATTCAGCGAATCTATCTGTCGTGAAGTTCCACAGGGAAAACAGCAAGGCCATTAATGACCTTGCTAAAATTACTTCCTGGGATATCGAAAGTGTGTTCGGGAATTGGTTCTCAGATTGGAGTACACCCTTTGTAAGAAATACGATAATGTTTTTTGTAGCCCTATTGATCATAGTAATAATACTAATTATAACAATTGCGTGCGTTAAAGCTTGTGTGAAGCAATTAACCACAGCCGCAATCTCCCAATTTATAATAGTTGAACCAATGCAAAACAAGTACCCAGCTTTGACGCGGGTAGCTGGAACATACCCTGCCTCGGATTGGAATAGTTTAagcagtgaggaagaggagtagcgaaaatctATTCTTTCCTGAATAGTCTGAACAACCTCCTATAAAAACGGAGAAGTGCTGATGGTCGAACATGATAGATTTTGAACATGTGCATGTTTCGATTAAGTGATCATTTTAATCCTAAAGGTTGCATCATTTTTGTGATTATAAATAATCAAAGGGGGgagtgtgatggaaaatccacatgttgtattgttttggtctatgtatgaatttaagttttgttgctattctgtgtaatttaagATAGGGCCTACGTTCTACTCCATgcgggtcatttaaagtgtaaaCCGCCAAGGATTGAGGGATGCattttttattgcctgcctgttcctatgtTTTCATGTCTTGTAAATCACCCtccatgcaatcctttgatgtGTGAACCTGTTTTctcgaccccctggctagcgtcaacAAAGCCAGGGGGTCGATGGCACGGCCGCTACCCCCTCCAATGCATTCCCCACAGCTGCAGTTGTAAAGATAACCATCTGGTACACAAAGGGTTTTGGTATTGGGGGACCACCCCCTAATAAACCCAAacgaataagaactcattgattaGAAGGCTCGGGGAACTTTCCTCTAAGCGTGTCTTTAGTATATGAAGTAATACGCCGTGAGAGTttccatctgaggcctcagattattattattgtatgcctgttttttattgtttgttgatgcatattgagatgtatctttgttagtactttttaatacaaatatatgcgaccagcaattgcctacaagtattgtgtgcttttttgcatctaaagatctcatctgtctcagacgcaatatctaatagagaaattgccacgacagtgTCTCCTCAGAGCTTCCCTGTTAGCCTCCGTGGCCGGCATGGGGAGCGTGGTTGGCCTGGTTGGAGGTTCCGCACGCCGTGGGCAGTCACATGGGTCTGAGGTCACGAGGTTGACCTCCCCGAGTGTTGGGAACCTGTCTGAGATCATGCCCAGGTCCACACAGGCTGCACGAGACAGGAATATACGGTCTGAGGTGTCAGTCACGTACGCGATCTGGCGTGTCTCCAATCTTCAGGCGTCGCTGCTGTTACCAGCGAACCAGACGACGACGGCCCCGAGAATCCGTATGCCTTCATTATTCGCGGCCTTCATGGTCATGGGTACGGGAATGAGGTTGTCTGTGCTCAGGCCCATCTGTTGGGCGACCTTGACGCCGATCAGGCAGCTCTGGCACCCCGTGTCAGCCATGGCAGGCAGGGTCACAGTGCGGGTGCGTTTCCAGAGGTCGAGGCCCAGTGCTTTGTAATCCTTGTTTTCAATGGTGAGTGTGAGGTGGATGTATGGCTGGTAGTTAGATGGGCACTTCATCCACTTGTCACACATGTCATCAtacaggtgtgagtgtgcgtacCATGTCGGCGGTGCTGGCGAGTGTGCACAGCTCGCCGAAGCTCGTCGCACACCCCATCAGTCTCCTCCGGTGCGGGCCTAGATGATCGGCCACCCAGGCAGACCTTGTGGAGGTGGTTCTGACGGTTTCATTCCCGGCACGTCTTGCCGTACGCAGGGCACTGAGGTGTTTTGCCGTGGCCTGCCTCACCACAGTAGATGCACGTCCCCTCGGCCTTGACCTTGGATTTCTCCcctctggcgccccctctggcgcGGACGTCCTGCTGCTTCCCCCGTCGATATGAGCTGCTGATAATGTCCGTGCTCTGAGGGTCAAGCAGGCGTGAAGCTGAGCGCTTTCCTGACTCTTTGGCTTCGATGTACTCTATCATGTCCTTTAGTGGCGTATCCTGATTCTTTTCGCCAAGCAGATCGAGCTGTATTTCTTGGTCTGCTCTGCCGCGGGTGATCACATCGCGCAATATTTCCTCTGTGAAGTCGTTGACTTGGTCACACCCCTCCTTAGTGCATGTCATTTCGTATTTATACGTGCCTGCCTGCCCCTTTAAGCGAGCATGAAATAATCGGATGGGATGTTAGATAGGGCCACTCGAGCTACCATTGTGTTTTCTGCAAGGACAGCGAGTGCCCTCAGGGCAGAGAGAACGTCCTTTTCATCACTGTCCACTAGGCTTTTTCCTGCAGCATGGGTGGGGAATTTTCTCAGATCCTCCTCACAGCACTCTAGCAGTTGTGTGACAACATCTGAACCAATTAGTTTAGTGCCCCTCTTGTACTCACCCCAGCAGGTTAGGAAGTATGACCAGGTCTCGGCTGTTCCACTCAACGCTATGGACGGGCGCCTGAGTTTCTCCATTCTGGCATTTGCGCGGTTTCCTGGGGGCTGCAGCGTGTGTGGTCGCGTGTATGTTCAGCATGGCCACCACCACTGCTGCTTCTGCATGTGTAGCCACATAGTCATACTCCTCGATAGGGCAAGGCACATTCACCCTTGGTCTGACAGTTTTGTATTTTCGTTTCTTTGTTTTCGATGATGCGCTCGTATATCCAGGTTCCCGGGCGACGTTACTTGTAAATACACTCGCGGTCCACTCACTCGTTTGACTGCATTCTTTCGCGATGTCTGAGATGTCTGCTTGGCTTAATCCAGATGTTTGATTATAAATAAGAACAACTTTCCATTTGTTCACTTGCTTTAATGAACGATAGCAGTGAAATGACAATAATCAAACATATCATGAGCAGCTAAAAGTGCTGGTAGGTTTACAGCATTAACTTCCTGTTCCGCTATGTGCAACAACAGAGAGGGCCGtagttggccttgatggggagatattttaacaatttttaaccccattttcctgcgacattcctgcgtctctcCCTGCGTCATAGCCAGTTTCAGCActgtgtcagtggacaggtacaatcctacgaacgtcatgagtgcagcgaatgcgagttcatgttaaaggttgggtatggtattctcttttttggccatttttgcaaaattacttgaaatccttatcataacccacttacagcaactgagttagaagtactgacatgaaaattaaacaagtcaatcatctgtggaacgggcagagctcgaaaaactccagccaatgatttccagaaccacgaGTGGCAATTGGAGAGTATTGGagagtacgtcaatcaaacggtcgtactgcactcccgctcccccgctccccgcgtgtgaccccttcgtgcacgtactcaaagcttgtgacccagagcaagcttctgtttgttgtcatcctgcggtagctactgtagctagctaactagctaatccacatttggacctagcactagaagcaGACCCATCGCCAGACCTGAGTCTTAAGGGGGGCACATGAAATGCATAGGGGGGCACAATTATTATTAGCCTACAGTCTGATATTTTGAACAATCCTATCCTCTATTCGCACAGCACATAATCATCACGTTAAACATAACCAACAGCAATATGACCCGGTAGCCTATAGCCTACATCATCACATCATTCCTCATCATTCAAAGCAATACATTACATAGAAGCAATGCTATgaatatacaggtgctggtcaaattattagaatatcatgaaaaagttgatttatttcagtaattatattcagaacgtgaaacatacatattatatcaattcattacacacagagtgatatatttgaaatgtttatttcttttaatttgaatgattagtactgacaattactgaaaatcccaaattcagtatctcagaaaattagaatattagttacgactagtacaaaaaatgattttttagaaatgtgggccaactgaaaagtatgaacatggaaagtttcagcatgtatggcaatcaatacttagttgcagctccttttgcctgaattgctgcagcaatacggcgtggcatggagtcgaccagtctgttgcactcctcaggtgttatgagagcccaggttgctttaatagtggccttcagctcttcagcattgttgggtctggcatctcgcatcttccgcttcacaataccccataggttttctatggggttaaggtcaggtgagtttgcaggccaatcaagaagagggataccatggtccttaaaccaggtactggtagatttggcactgtgtgcaggtgccaagtcatgttggaaaatgaaatcgtcacctccataaagttggtccgtggcaggcagcataaagtgttctaaaacttcctggtagactgctgcattgaccctggacctcaggaaacacagtggaccaacagcagcagatgacatggcaccccagaccattactgactgtggaaattttacactggacttcaggcaacgtggattctgtgcctctcctgtcttcctccagactctgggaccttgatttccaaaggag
Encoded proteins:
- the LOC115534853 gene encoding uncharacterized protein LOC115534853; this encodes MQNQPEIQYMPTDNLHCPARMSYDGQIAEVEEHWYKDDCETAVLMGQLLLWNEKCCMLTVASNEEVKGFFRIPGSAPHVSLAKTPDMTWAELGPWAVKGGGACDWIPDPHGPEGQYFSPATGLRHRAWGGAFETRHSVQKMRGATGESPEYLLPQMTVDDPRLAEVPPTLWAKSKYDVGCIQNVEPLMVTPKSTYRPKQPQYRLRQEAIDGITPVFNSLLEAGVIIPCPYSPCCTPIFPVKKAPVEGQPTAWRFVQDLKKVKEALPLSKEGQLHDLQPGDWIVVKDYRRRTWNSPRWLGPFQVLLITSSAVKVAERATWIHASHCRRAPPLTPTVISDPTGS